From Solibacillus isronensis, the proteins below share one genomic window:
- a CDS encoding YqkE family protein, giving the protein MAKKKQQRTTNEFELPKDKAATLADQLGGDVLAKLKAAKQEMVADEKAKEEERLAKAAFERKQREKNMSFEELLNQYGDKGSKF; this is encoded by the coding sequence ATGGCAAAAAAGAAACAGCAAAGAACGACGAATGAATTTGAGCTTCCAAAAGATAAGGCAGCAACATTGGCCGATCAGTTAGGCGGCGATGTATTGGCCAAGCTAAAGGCAGCGAAGCAGGAAATGGTGGCAGACGAAAAGGCGAAAGAAGAAGAGCGTCTGGCGAAAGCAGCATTCGAACGCAAACAACGAGAAAAAAATATGAGCTTTGAAGAACTGTTAAATCAATACGGCGATAAAGGTTCGAAATTTTAA
- a CDS encoding acetyl-CoA C-acetyltransferase, whose product MTEVVIVSAVRTPIGAFQGALKDISAPTLGSIVIKEALNRVQLDPSTVDEVIMGNVLAAGLGQNPARQASIQAGLPYTVPAMTINKVCGSGLKTVHLAAQAIIAGDAEVVVAGGFENMSQAPYIMRNAREGFRMGDQKIIDTLIQDGLWCAFNDYHMGVTAENLCDQYDISRQEQDEFAARSQARASEAISANKFAEEIVPVEIPQRKGEPVIFSQDEYVKHGTTAEKLNGLRPAFKKDGSVTAGNASGINDGAAAVVVMSKQRAFELGLTPLATIVANASAGVDPSVMGIGPVTAVKKALAKANVTLDDMDLIEANEAFAAQAIAVDRELAFNHDKLNVNGGAIALGHPIGASGTRILVTLLHEMQKQDAKLGLATLCIGGGQGVATIVQR is encoded by the coding sequence ATGACAGAAGTTGTAATAGTAAGTGCAGTACGTACGCCAATTGGAGCTTTTCAGGGAGCATTAAAAGATATTTCGGCTCCGACTTTAGGGAGTATCGTAATAAAAGAAGCATTGAATCGTGTTCAATTAGATCCATCAACAGTTGATGAAGTTATTATGGGGAATGTTCTTGCAGCAGGTTTAGGTCAAAACCCGGCAAGACAGGCAAGTATACAAGCTGGTTTACCATACACAGTTCCAGCGATGACAATTAATAAAGTATGTGGTTCAGGCTTAAAGACCGTTCATTTAGCAGCACAGGCAATCATTGCCGGGGATGCGGAAGTTGTTGTCGCTGGAGGCTTTGAAAATATGAGTCAAGCACCTTATATTATGCGAAATGCAAGAGAAGGTTTCCGCATGGGAGATCAAAAGATTATCGATACATTAATTCAGGATGGCTTATGGTGCGCATTTAATGATTACCATATGGGGGTAACTGCTGAAAACCTATGTGATCAATATGACATTTCTCGTCAGGAACAGGATGAATTTGCAGCACGTTCTCAAGCCCGTGCATCGGAAGCAATTTCCGCAAATAAATTCGCTGAAGAAATTGTCCCTGTAGAAATTCCTCAACGTAAAGGGGAGCCGGTTATTTTTTCACAAGATGAATATGTAAAACATGGAACAACAGCAGAGAAATTAAATGGATTACGTCCTGCTTTCAAGAAAGATGGCTCGGTTACTGCTGGAAATGCTTCGGGTATTAATGACGGAGCTGCAGCAGTTGTCGTTATGTCAAAGCAGCGTGCTTTTGAATTAGGCCTTACACCACTTGCTACAATCGTCGCAAATGCCAGCGCAGGGGTTGATCCATCTGTAATGGGTATCGGACCGGTAACTGCAGTGAAAAAAGCCTTGGCGAAAGCGAATGTAACATTGGATGACATGGATTTAATTGAAGCGAATGAAGCATTTGCTGCTCAGGCGATTGCAGTTGATCGCGAATTGGCGTTCAATCATGATAAACTAAATGTAAATGGCGGGGCAATTGCACTTGGTCACCCAATCGGGGCAAGCGGTACACGCATTTTGGTAACATTGTTACATGAAATGCAAAAACAGGATGCAAAATTAGGTCTTGCAACATTATGTATTGGTGGCGGGCAAGGTGTTGCAACAATTGTACAACGCTAA